A region of the Pseudomonas sp. J452 genome:
TGGCCCGCGCGCTGGCGCCCCAGGCCGGGCAGCGTTACGAGGCGTTGTCGGAATTGCAGTTCAACCTGCAGCAGTTGTTCGAGCAGGATGCGGTTGCACGCAGTTCAACTGGCTGGCTGGGGCGCTGGCGGCGCTTGTGGCGCCCGCGCTGAGTGAAGCGGCCCCCAGCTTTGCGCTGGGGGCTGTGCGGCTCAGTCTTCGTCGAGGGGCAGGACGAAATTCTTGAACTCGGTGTCCTCGCGGAAACCGATCGACTGGTAGGTCTTGTGCGCAGTATCGAAGTTGACGCTGGAGGCGACACGCATGCGCACGGCGTTGGTGCTCTTGGCCATCTGCTTGGCGGTCTGCAGCAGGCGGTCGGCGACTAGCATGCGGCGGGCGTCTTCGGCGACGAAGATGTCGTTGAGGATCCACACGCGCTTGAGCGACAGCGAAGAGAAGCTGGGGAACAGCTGGCAGTAGCCGAGCGCCTTGTCCTCGTCGTCGGCCAGGGCCAGGTAGATCACCGATTCCTTGCGGCTGAGGCGGTTCTCCAGGAACTTGCGCGACGAGTCCGGCAGTGGCAGCTCGCCATAGAACTCACGGTACTTGATGAACAGCGGAGTCAGCAGGTCCAGATGCTCCAGGGTGGCTTGGACGATGCGCATAGCGGGCCTCGGCTTTTATGGAGTGGTGTGGCTGGCAATGCAGATGCTGTGCCAGTGGTCAGGCTTGATCCTGCCTAATGCAACTGGAAAGCGCAATCCAAGCAAGCGTTTGATTTAACTCGGCTCGCCGAGCAAGGCCGTCGGCGGTTCTAAGTGTGCCGCTTCCAGGCGGGCCAGTTCAGGCAGCTGGCGTCATCCGGTACGGCTCGCGGTGGGCCACCACGCTCTGGTTCAGGCCCTCCAGGCGCACGTTGACGCAGCAGACGCGGTCTTCGCCCAGGGAGCGTAGGTGAAATATGCGCCATAGCCCCAACCGGCTGTGCGCTGGCGCCGCTGAAGGCGCGGCAGCAATTGCCATGCTCGGGGCCGCCGCTCATGCGTTCAGAGCTGCCTTGGCTGATATGAACCGACGAGCGGCCCCTTGCCGGGATGGCCTTGAGTGGCAGGGCGCGATCGAAAAAATCGCGCAGAAATGCTGGCAGATTGCCATTTTGCTAATGGCTTTTGCTTTTGCCGAGGGGTAGGCTCGGGTGAAAGATTTCTGGCGCCAGTTTTGGCGTCGTGCCATGTCGCCGTTCAAGTTTGTCTGCCCATGGCAGATATCTAACGGTAGAGATGCCAGCCAGACCCCGTTGCGGCAAGCACGTTGAACCAGCGTTCAGGGTGCAGGACACAGGTGGTACAGGGGCGATGTCAG
Encoded here:
- a CDS encoding GNAT family N-acetyltransferase, translating into MRIVQATLEHLDLLTPLFIKYREFYGELPLPDSSRKFLENRLSRKESVIYLALADDEDKALGYCQLFPSFSSLSLKRVWILNDIFVAEDARRMLVADRLLQTAKQMAKSTNAVRMRVASSVNFDTAHKTYQSIGFREDTEFKNFVLPLDED